One genomic region from Oncorhynchus keta strain PuntledgeMale-10-30-2019 chromosome 33, Oket_V2, whole genome shotgun sequence encodes:
- the asb13a.2 gene encoding ankyrin repeat and SOCS box protein 13 produces the protein MMEVETARPYFFGDIGCWSERTEVHKAASEGHVAQLQQLIQSGASVNIVAVDSITPLHEACERGQTQCVRLLLDAGAQVDARNTDGSTPLCEACSVGSFDCVRMLLEHGAKVNPTLSSRTTSPLHEACMGGNADVVKIMIAKGASLEAYDLYYGTPLHVACANDHTDCVKALLNAGAKVNYARLHKTALHHAAKVKSVDMIDMLVEFGANIYAKDKNDKKPIDYIDPGSPAALCLEFYESTPLSLQQLSRVTLRTMLGIRALEVVVQLDIPKQIISFLCYH, from the exons ATGATGGAGGTTGAAACTGCCAGACCATACTTCTTTGGAGACATAG GCTGCTGGTCAGAGAGGACCGAGGTGCACAAAGCGGCCTCCGAGGGACATGTTGCCCAGCTGCAGCAACTCATCCAGAGCGGTGCCTCCGTCAACATAGTGGCTGTGGACTCTATCACCCCCCTCCATGAGGCATGTGAAAGGGGGCAGACCCAGTGTGTCAGGCTGCTACTGGATGCTGGAGCACAG GTGGATGCCCGTAACACGGACGGTAGCACCCCTCTGTGTGAGGCCTGCTCGGTTGGGAGCTTTGACTGTGTGCGGATGCTGCTGGAGCATGGGGCCAAGGTGAACCCCACCCTCTCTTCCCGGACCACCTCACCCCTACACGAAGCCTGCATGGGGG GTAATGCTGACGTTGTGAAGATCATGATCGCTAAAGGTGCCAGTCTGGAGGCATATGACCTGTACTATGGGACCCCACTGCATGTGGCGTGTGCCAACGACCACACAGACTGTGTCAAGGCACTACTCAACGCAG GTGCCAAAGTGAATTATGCTCGGCTGCACAAGACGGCCCTGCACCATGCTGCTAAAGTGAAGAGTGTTGACATGATCGACATGCTGGTGGAGTTTGGGGCGAACATCTACGCCAAAGACAAAAACGATAAGAAGCCCATTGACTACATCGATCCTGGTTCTCCCGCTGCACTCTGCTTAGAGTTTTATGAAA GTACTCCATTGAGTCTGCAGCAGCTGAGCAGAGTGACCCTAAGGACGATGCTGGGTATCAGAGCTCTGGAGGTCGTAGTTCAACTGGACATACCAAAGCAAATCATTAGCTTCCTCTGTTACCACTGA